In Streptomyces violaceusniger Tu 4113, one DNA window encodes the following:
- a CDS encoding aminotransferase class I/II-fold pyridoxal phosphate-dependent enzyme has product MRRSADIDALQQVLSAALGAREPVCSLAQLGGEAEAFAALDPAVLERPTLVGGGSPYHPTSPAPAPHTLDELTRRADELNVAQILVPNVRRSDDTGALRAAGLVPLATESECVVRLPGEVDEVLRARVGAGRLHDLRRHHHAVSCDVTWERIPLTELGGNAWAKDAFVELHRRRAERHGGHDNLYNADALDTLAHGALADRTEMLVRRSEKTVVQAGLITTSHNGRGLYYLTHAIDHDHPAARHNLHVATLYELYRHARSSGLEWVHLGRGDAHRMRPLGADLFVPLDHWLRAPGLAAPAAEGAEQALSEFAAAPVTGVPVPGPARFRHVPRFDTIDLSSNTSPFLGTAAEYPHLDTAELADTYLTTISTLPGHAGVAALSADHLLFTSGAVDGVMLLLAALASPGERVCVTPPTFPLYAHFAHLLRLPVVDVPLCGDDLSRLDTERILAADPRVTILCDPNNPVGTRLDPEQVHDLLVRGRGLVVIDEAYVEFSEKPSYAGLVEEHGNLIVLRTLSKAWGLAAARCGIALARPGIVEALRRVQVPFGFTNASQHAVRDRLTNARPVLDGIRRIRAERDRMASALAEHPAVDRVFPSETNFLFVRLHKHERVMEQLRDAGIVVADTGRAIPDTCRITIGDRRANAALLDALSSAV; this is encoded by the coding sequence ATGCGCAGGTCCGCAGATATCGACGCGCTTCAGCAGGTGCTGTCCGCTGCCCTCGGGGCCCGCGAGCCGGTGTGCTCCCTGGCCCAACTAGGCGGGGAAGCGGAGGCGTTCGCCGCCCTGGACCCCGCCGTGCTCGAGCGCCCCACCCTGGTGGGCGGCGGGTCCCCGTACCACCCGACCAGCCCCGCCCCAGCCCCCCACACCCTCGATGAGCTGACCCGCCGCGCCGATGAGCTGAACGTGGCCCAGATCCTGGTGCCCAACGTGCGCCGCAGTGACGACACCGGCGCGCTGCGGGCGGCAGGTCTCGTGCCCCTCGCCACCGAGAGCGAGTGTGTCGTCCGGTTGCCCGGCGAGGTGGACGAGGTCCTACGGGCCCGTGTCGGCGCCGGGCGACTCCACGATCTCCGCCGCCACCACCACGCGGTCTCCTGTGACGTCACCTGGGAGCGGATCCCGCTGACCGAGCTCGGTGGGAATGCGTGGGCGAAAGACGCCTTCGTGGAACTCCACCGGCGCCGGGCGGAGCGCCACGGCGGCCACGACAACCTGTACAACGCCGACGCCCTCGACACCCTCGCACACGGCGCGCTGGCGGACCGCACGGAGATGCTCGTGCGCCGTAGCGAGAAGACCGTCGTCCAGGCCGGACTCATCACCACCTCCCACAACGGCCGGGGGCTCTACTACCTCACCCACGCCATTGACCACGACCATCCCGCCGCGCGGCACAACCTCCACGTCGCGACCTTGTACGAGCTGTACCGCCACGCCCGGAGCTCCGGCCTGGAGTGGGTCCACCTCGGCCGGGGGGATGCCCACCGCATGCGCCCGCTCGGAGCCGATCTGTTCGTCCCCCTCGACCACTGGCTGCGGGCCCCGGGCCTCGCGGCCCCGGCAGCCGAGGGAGCGGAGCAGGCGCTGTCGGAGTTCGCGGCTGCTCCCGTCACGGGCGTACCGGTCCCGGGCCCGGCCCGTTTCCGCCATGTGCCGCGGTTCGACACGATCGACCTGTCCAGCAACACCAGTCCGTTCCTGGGCACCGCGGCCGAGTATCCCCACCTCGATACGGCAGAGCTGGCCGACACCTACCTCACCACGATCTCGACGCTGCCCGGCCACGCCGGTGTCGCTGCGCTGAGCGCGGATCACCTGCTCTTCACCAGCGGCGCGGTCGATGGTGTCATGCTGCTCCTGGCGGCGCTGGCGTCACCCGGCGAGCGCGTCTGCGTCACGCCGCCCACCTTTCCGCTCTACGCCCACTTCGCCCACCTCCTGCGCCTGCCCGTGGTCGACGTGCCGCTGTGCGGTGACGACCTGTCCCGGCTCGACACCGAGCGCATCCTCGCGGCCGATCCACGGGTGACCATCCTGTGCGATCCCAACAACCCCGTGGGGACCAGGCTCGATCCGGAGCAGGTACACGACCTGCTGGTCCGGGGCCGCGGGCTGGTGGTGATCGACGAAGCCTATGTCGAGTTCAGCGAGAAGCCCTCGTACGCCGGGCTGGTCGAGGAACACGGCAACCTCATCGTGCTCAGGACACTCTCCAAGGCATGGGGACTCGCCGCCGCGCGGTGCGGAATCGCCCTGGCCCGGCCCGGCATCGTCGAAGCGCTGCGGCGGGTGCAGGTGCCCTTCGGGTTCACCAACGCCTCCCAGCACGCCGTGCGGGATCGGCTGACCAACGCGCGGCCGGTGCTCGACGGCATTCGGCGCATCCGCGCCGAGCGTGACCGGATGGCCTCGGCGCTCGCCGAACACCCCGCGGTGGACCGGGTGTTCCCTTCCGAGACCAACTTCCTGTTCGTCAGACTGCACAAGCACGAGCGCGTCATGGAGCAGCTTCGGGACGCGGGGATAGTCGTCGCCGACACCGGGCGCGCGATCCCGGACACCTGCCGCATCACCATCGGCGATCGGCGTGCGAACGCCGCCCTGCTCGACGCGCTCTCCTCCGCCGTGTGA
- a CDS encoding NAD-dependent epimerase/dehydratase family protein, producing MQGKKILITGGTGQVARPVAEALATDNEVWCLGRFGDQSARKALQERGAHTAVWDMATEDLEGLPRDFTHVLHSAVHRGDGKDFEETARINAVGTARLMTHCAAAESFLYVSSGVVYNRADRTHRYRESDPLGGAAPWLPTYPIAKITAEGVARGLAEALALPTVIARLNIAYGPYGHGGVPMILFNQMRKGQPCAVPREGQNYCDLLHTDDVVRQVPLLWDVAQAPARVVNWGGDEAVGMTDLLEYMSALTGVPVQLDRGDYSRETATFDHGVRRDLIGDCSVGWKTGIARTVADFFEEYRDRIDDYLDAHAAETSR from the coding sequence ATGCAAGGCAAGAAGATTCTCATCACCGGTGGGACCGGACAGGTCGCCAGGCCCGTCGCCGAAGCGCTCGCCACCGACAACGAGGTGTGGTGCCTGGGCCGGTTCGGCGACCAAAGCGCCCGCAAGGCCCTCCAGGAACGGGGCGCCCACACCGCCGTCTGGGACATGGCCACCGAGGACCTGGAGGGCTTGCCGCGCGACTTCACCCATGTGCTGCACTCGGCAGTGCACCGGGGCGACGGCAAGGACTTCGAGGAGACCGCGCGCATCAACGCCGTCGGCACCGCACGGTTGATGACACACTGCGCCGCGGCCGAGTCGTTCCTGTACGTCTCGTCCGGGGTGGTCTACAACCGAGCCGATCGGACCCACCGGTACCGGGAGAGCGATCCGCTGGGCGGGGCGGCGCCGTGGCTGCCGACCTACCCCATCGCCAAGATCACCGCCGAAGGGGTGGCGCGCGGTCTGGCCGAAGCACTCGCTCTGCCGACGGTGATAGCCCGCCTCAACATCGCCTACGGCCCGTACGGCCACGGTGGTGTGCCCATGATCCTCTTCAACCAGATGCGCAAGGGGCAGCCCTGCGCGGTGCCCCGCGAGGGGCAGAACTACTGCGACCTGCTGCACACCGATGACGTCGTCCGTCAGGTACCGCTGTTGTGGGACGTGGCGCAGGCGCCCGCGCGGGTCGTGAACTGGGGCGGTGACGAGGCGGTCGGCATGACCGATCTGCTGGAGTACATGTCCGCGCTCACCGGAGTGCCGGTCCAACTGGACCGCGGCGACTACAGCCGGGAAACGGCCACCTTCGACCACGGCGTCCGCCGCGACCTGATCGGGGACTGCTCCGTCGGCTGGAAGACCGGTATCGCCCGCACCGTGGCCGACTTCTTCGAGGAGTACCGCGACCGCATCGATGACTACCTCGACGCGCACGCAGCCGAGACATCCCGGTGA
- a CDS encoding non-ribosomal peptide synthetase — translation MPDQRHASTLPQLLERAASDTTRGVVFIGGPFLSYAELRECACRIAQGLRDRGTAPGDRVLIAANDPEPFFRAFWGCVLAGAVPCPIAPPADPSRWHAPLEHLRTLLGDPLVVISKTAHGDLPDVGLRSVTVEELSHAVAGPDQHHVAAPDDLALLMLTSGSTGSSKAVRLTHANLLAAQAGKAGALELGPDDTSLNWISVDHIAAIEAHLLPMFNGAGQVMTTPATVLADPVEFLRLLTAHRVRVTFTPNFLFGQINQALAGRPASRQEVDLSDVRHIISGGEATVTATVRAFLDMLSRYGLRGDVIVPAFGMTETCAGSVFNRDFATRDLETEFSPLGSPVRGLRIRITDDDGKVLAATDQPGTAEPGEVQLHGPMVSDGYFGNDRATAHAFTPDGWFRTGDLGHLDPEGRLMLVGRTKDSIIVSGVNYYSHDLEAVLDELDGVQRGQVAAFPIRPEGADTEQLAIAFVPAGGTVDETAVYRAIVAIRSSTVMHWGFRPQLILPVTEDEIPRGNLGKIQRSRLRAAVEDGSLDEAARRSDEVSTRFLGGHVAPEGDVETALAAIYARVLDIRTVSSTASFFDLGGTSLDVLRLKLEIQTAFGIEDVPMSTLLQAPAVRALAGRLTAGQGATGDATYDPLVPLQVTGDGTPLFCVHPGLGEVLVFVNLAKYFTGERPFYALRARGFGESETHFESFADMVSTYVEAIRRAQPSGPYAVAGYSYGGAVAFEIAKRLEADGDTVDFVGVFNLPPRISDRMNEITFTDGAINLALFLELIDASDIERLTATLRPLPEADQLAYLIDHAPKRRLTELDLSVERFTAWVHLAQSMVHLGRTYEPSGSVGQVKVFYCTPLRGTKEEWLEGQLSHWDEFTRRPNTYIEVDGEHYTLMSPQHVQTFQATLRQELARALG, via the coding sequence ATGCCGGATCAACGTCATGCCTCGACACTCCCGCAGCTGCTCGAGCGCGCGGCATCCGACACGACTCGAGGCGTTGTATTCATCGGCGGCCCCTTTCTTTCCTACGCGGAGTTGCGGGAGTGCGCCTGCCGGATTGCGCAGGGGCTGCGCGACCGCGGCACCGCCCCGGGCGACCGGGTACTCATCGCGGCCAACGATCCGGAGCCCTTCTTCCGCGCCTTCTGGGGGTGCGTACTCGCCGGCGCCGTGCCGTGCCCGATCGCACCGCCGGCCGACCCCTCCCGGTGGCACGCTCCGCTGGAGCACCTGCGCACCCTCCTGGGCGACCCCTTGGTGGTCATCTCCAAGACGGCCCACGGAGACCTGCCCGACGTGGGGCTGCGGAGTGTGACGGTCGAGGAGCTGAGTCATGCCGTGGCCGGGCCCGATCAGCATCATGTGGCCGCGCCGGACGATCTCGCCCTGCTGATGCTCACCTCCGGGTCCACCGGATCGAGCAAGGCGGTCAGGCTCACCCACGCCAACCTGCTGGCGGCCCAGGCCGGTAAGGCGGGAGCGCTGGAACTCGGGCCCGACGACACCTCGTTGAACTGGATCTCGGTCGATCACATCGCCGCCATCGAGGCGCATCTGCTGCCGATGTTCAACGGTGCCGGCCAGGTCATGACGACGCCGGCCACGGTGCTGGCGGACCCCGTGGAGTTCCTCCGGCTGCTCACGGCTCATCGGGTGCGCGTGACATTCACCCCCAACTTCCTGTTCGGGCAGATCAACCAGGCCCTCGCCGGGCGGCCCGCCTCGCGGCAGGAGGTGGACCTGTCAGACGTGCGGCACATCATCTCCGGTGGTGAGGCCACCGTGACCGCCACCGTACGGGCGTTCCTGGACATGCTCTCCCGCTATGGGCTGCGCGGAGATGTGATCGTGCCCGCGTTCGGGATGACCGAGACATGTGCGGGCAGCGTGTTCAACCGCGACTTCGCCACCCGTGACCTGGAGACGGAGTTCTCCCCGCTCGGCAGCCCGGTGCGGGGCCTGCGGATTCGCATCACCGACGACGACGGCAAGGTGCTGGCCGCCACCGACCAGCCCGGAACGGCCGAGCCGGGGGAGGTGCAGCTACACGGCCCGATGGTCTCCGACGGCTACTTCGGCAACGACCGGGCCACCGCACACGCGTTCACCCCCGACGGCTGGTTCCGCACCGGAGACCTCGGCCACCTCGACCCCGAGGGCCGGTTGATGCTGGTCGGCCGCACCAAGGACTCCATCATCGTCAGCGGCGTCAACTACTACAGTCACGATCTGGAAGCGGTCCTGGACGAGCTGGACGGGGTGCAGCGCGGACAGGTCGCCGCGTTCCCGATACGCCCCGAGGGGGCCGACACCGAACAGCTCGCCATCGCGTTCGTCCCGGCGGGCGGCACCGTGGACGAGACCGCGGTGTACCGGGCCATCGTGGCGATCCGCAGCTCCACCGTGATGCACTGGGGATTCCGGCCACAGCTCATCCTCCCCGTCACCGAGGACGAGATCCCCCGTGGCAACCTCGGCAAGATCCAGCGGTCGCGGCTGCGCGCGGCCGTCGAGGACGGCAGCCTGGACGAGGCGGCCCGTCGGTCGGACGAGGTGAGCACCCGGTTCCTCGGCGGCCATGTGGCCCCGGAGGGCGACGTCGAGACCGCACTGGCCGCCATCTACGCACGCGTCCTGGACATCAGAACGGTGTCGTCGACCGCCAGCTTCTTCGACCTGGGCGGAACCTCGCTGGACGTGTTGCGGCTCAAGCTGGAGATTCAGACCGCGTTCGGCATCGAGGACGTGCCGATGTCCACGCTCCTGCAGGCCCCGGCCGTACGAGCGCTGGCCGGCCGGCTTACCGCCGGACAGGGTGCCACCGGGGACGCCACCTACGATCCGCTGGTGCCACTGCAGGTCACCGGAGACGGGACGCCCCTCTTCTGCGTCCACCCCGGCCTGGGGGAGGTGCTGGTGTTCGTCAACCTCGCGAAGTACTTCACCGGCGAGCGGCCCTTCTACGCCCTGCGGGCCCGTGGCTTCGGGGAGAGCGAGACCCACTTCGAGTCGTTCGCCGACATGGTCTCCACCTACGTCGAGGCCATCCGGCGGGCGCAGCCCAGCGGCCCGTACGCCGTCGCGGGGTACTCCTACGGCGGGGCGGTGGCGTTCGAGATCGCCAAGCGGTTGGAAGCCGACGGCGACACGGTCGACTTCGTGGGTGTCTTCAACCTGCCGCCGCGGATCTCCGACCGCATGAACGAGATCACCTTCACCGACGGCGCGATCAACCTGGCGCTGTTCCTCGAGCTGATCGACGCCTCCGACATCGAGCGGCTGACCGCCACCCTCCGACCGCTGCCCGAGGCCGATCAACTGGCCTATCTGATCGACCACGCGCCCAAGCGGCGCCTGACCGAACTGGACCTCTCCGTCGAACGGTTCACCGCCTGGGTGCACCTCGCGCAGAGCATGGTGCACCTGGGCCGTACCTACGAACCGTCGGGTTCGGTCGGCCAGGTGAAGGTCTTCTACTGCACCCCGCTGCGCGGCACCAAAGAGGAATGGCTGGAGGGCCAGCTCAGCCACTGGGACGAGTTCACTCGTCGCCCCAACACCTACATCGAGGTCGACGGGGAGCACTACACCCTGATGAGCCCGCAGCATGTGCAGACCTTCCAGGCGACCTTGCGGCAGGAACTGGCCCGGGCGCTCGGCTGA
- a CDS encoding ATP-grasp domain-containing protein, whose protein sequence is MPTMIVIGYRHDLDQALRRRDVDPFYIVQAPASPPKGRRSVRVADMENAQEIFRAALSARIDDVAGVLSVHEMGVFGATYLRQQLNLPGNTDSKTALYFRDKYLQKSKLPSRVKRARCRHVSIGTSFTDLADDLGDGFVVKPATGAGALRTNIIRSPEEYAQALTLFSGQSDVEIVAESFVGAPEVYLDGVWENGDLEWSSMSSYHTSPLTAAQGGILSAYVLDRRRHSPLFQQAETLATEALTSLNAPDCVFHLEAFMEEDGLTFGECAIRLPGALSPQVNKLTFGVDLFDVEISLALGEGATGALRAHSAPERFHGYILLRRPDGCNLTQRDFERNFLFDEIDYDSSPDAPIGPYGRVGQAILSDPDELKLQKTIEDIVRFNEVGSI, encoded by the coding sequence ATGCCAACGATGATTGTTATCGGATATAGACACGATCTCGATCAGGCACTGCGGCGCCGAGACGTGGATCCCTTCTACATCGTCCAGGCGCCCGCGAGCCCGCCGAAGGGCCGGAGGTCCGTTCGGGTCGCCGACATGGAGAACGCCCAGGAGATATTCCGAGCGGCGCTCTCCGCGCGCATTGACGATGTGGCAGGCGTGCTGAGCGTCCATGAAATGGGCGTCTTCGGGGCAACCTATCTGCGGCAGCAGCTGAACCTTCCCGGGAACACGGATTCAAAGACGGCCCTCTACTTCCGGGACAAGTATCTCCAGAAGAGCAAGCTGCCGTCTCGGGTGAAGCGAGCGCGCTGCCGGCATGTGTCCATAGGTACGTCGTTCACCGACCTCGCCGATGACCTGGGAGATGGATTCGTGGTCAAGCCGGCGACCGGAGCCGGCGCTCTCCGTACGAACATCATCCGTTCTCCGGAGGAGTACGCACAGGCCCTGACGCTGTTCTCCGGTCAGTCGGATGTCGAGATCGTCGCCGAGTCCTTCGTGGGCGCCCCCGAGGTCTACCTCGACGGCGTCTGGGAAAACGGAGACCTCGAATGGTCGTCCATGAGCAGCTACCACACCTCACCGCTCACGGCCGCACAGGGCGGGATCCTGTCCGCGTACGTACTGGACAGGAGGCGGCACTCGCCTTTGTTCCAGCAGGCGGAGACGCTCGCGACGGAAGCACTCACCAGCCTGAACGCACCTGATTGCGTATTCCATCTGGAAGCGTTCATGGAAGAAGACGGACTGACCTTCGGCGAGTGCGCCATCCGCCTCCCGGGGGCGCTGTCCCCTCAGGTCAATAAGTTGACCTTCGGCGTCGATCTCTTTGACGTCGAAATCAGTCTCGCGCTGGGGGAGGGGGCGACTGGAGCCCTGCGGGCCCACAGTGCGCCGGAGCGCTTCCACGGATACATTCTGCTGCGCCGCCCCGACGGCTGCAATTTGACCCAAAGGGACTTCGAGCGCAACTTCCTTTTCGATGAGATCGATTACGATTCATCGCCCGATGCGCCGATCGGGCCGTATGGCCGCGTGGGACAGGCCATCTTATCCGACCCGGATGAGCTGAAACTACAGAAGACCATCGAGGACATCGTGCGATTCAACGAGGTCGGCTCCATCTGA